The genomic DNA TAGATAAGCTTTGGTTTCGGCTTGCGACTTACCAGCAACGGTTGGTCGGGCAATGACGAGAAAGTCTGCATCTTGCTTAAGCTGCGGCTTTAGCTCGGTGATTGATTGCCGAATCCGGCGTTTGACCCAGTTACGCGCAACGGCGTTCCCGATCTTCTTACCGACCGAAATACCGACGCGGAAATG from Lactiplantibacillus paraplantarum includes the following:
- the rnpA gene encoding ribonuclease P protein component; translated protein: MRKSYRVKKETEFQQVFETRNSYANRQFVIYVLEKPGQPHFRVGISVGKKIGNAVARNWVKRRIRQSITELKPQLKQDADFLVIARPTVAGKSQAETKAYLSHALKLAHLLDND